CGTGGATGGCCGTTTCGAAGTACAGCGGTTCACGCCCAGCCCGAAGAAGGCGCACTGCTTCTTCGAGTGGATTTATTTCGCCAACGTGGCGAGCACGATGGATAACCGCAGCGTCTACCTGTCGCGCACGGCGCTCGGCGAAGAGCTGGCCCGGCTGGAGACGGTGCCGATCGACGAGGATACGATCGTCGTTCCCGTGCCCGACACCAGCAAGGCCGCGGCCGACGCCATGGCCTATCGGCTGGGCGTTCCCTCGCGCGAAGGCCTGATCCGCAATCGCTACGCCGGCCGCACGTTCATCGAAGGCTCGGGCGCTCGCAAGCAAAAGGCCGAGAGCAAGTACACGCCGCTCCGCGAAGTGCTGGAAGACAAACGCGTGCTCTTGGTCGAAGACTCGATCGTCCGCTCGACGACCATGAAGGTGCTCTTGCATCGCATTCGCGAGCTGGGTCATGCCCGCGAGATCCACGTGCGCGTCGCCTGCCCGCCGATCGTGGCGCCGTGCTTTTACGGCATCGACATGTCGACGATCAGCGAACTGTTCGCCCCGCGCTTTCTGGAGAACGGTGTGCTGACCGCGGCCAGCCAGGCGCGCATGGCCGAGCAGCTCGGAGCCGATTCGTTGCGCTATCTGCCGCTGGAATCGATCGCCCGCGCGATTGGATTCGACAGCGATCAGTTATGCCAGGCGTGCCTGACCGGCGAGTATCCGACGCCCTGCGGGCAGGACCTGTATCAGATCGCCTTGGCCAATGCCAAATCGAACGTCGCCACGCGCACGTACGAAAGCGTCGAAGCGCACGCCCGCTAGTCGAGGAGTTGAGCTCGGGCCTTTCTGGCGACGACGCCTCGGTCTGGCTTTTCTCCCCGTTCACGTGGAACGCGCGAAGCAAT
This genomic stretch from Pirellulales bacterium harbors:
- a CDS encoding amidophosphoribosyltransferase; this encodes MSELYHECGIAAVYHLPGRAASPLCPEQGPEQASRLLPRMLLDIQNRGQLSAGMTTFNPERNQLIDTYKELGSVSEVFRLSHRGKCESLMSEYAGRAAIGHVRYATCGAEDRSYAQPFERHHLQRHKWFSFAFNGQLANYQKLRRDLLANGDNHLARETDTEILMHEISHELSGDRNPSLIELWRNVDHRLDGAYSLVFLNAVGDMLVARDPLGIKPLCYALEGPLFAAASESVALVNLGFAPENIKSLLPGQAITIVDGRFEVQRFTPSPKKAHCFFEWIYFANVASTMDNRSVYLSRTALGEELARLETVPIDEDTIVVPVPDTSKAAADAMAYRLGVPSREGLIRNRYAGRTFIEGSGARKQKAESKYTPLREVLEDKRVLLVEDSIVRSTTMKVLLHRIRELGHAREIHVRVACPPIVAPCFYGIDMSTISELFAPRFLENGVLTAASQARMAEQLGADSLRYLPLESIARAIGFDSDQLCQACLTGEYPTPCGQDLYQIALANAKSNVATRTYESVEAHAR